A part of Diprion similis isolate iyDipSimi1 chromosome 12, iyDipSimi1.1, whole genome shotgun sequence genomic DNA contains:
- the LOC124413633 gene encoding glucosamine-6-phosphate isomerase 2-like, which produces MRLIIHDTMADVTEWTAKYILKRIHDFNPNANKYFVLAMGSDSSPAGVYKKLIEYYKAGKVSFRYVKTFNLMEYVGIASDNPVSYYSYTHNNFTDHVDIDPKNVFTLNGTASDLVAECEEYEKKIKEAGGIDLHMTGVGLDGHVAWNVPGSSLLSRTRVKTLGEMSVKEICVHFDNDTRKVPRQVLTVGIDNMMEIGELLFIFNGTAKAVALQKAVEEGINSMWEISAFQQHPRTLLICDKDSTVELRVKTVNYYKAIEYTHSKLAEEASALSK; this is translated from the exons ATGCGTTTAATAATCCACGATACGATGGCTGATGTAACAGAATGGACGGCTAAGTATATTCTGAAAAGAATTCATGATTTCAATCCTAACgcgaataaatatttcgttttGGCAATGGGCTCAg ATAGCTCACCCGCTGGCGTGTACAAGAAATTAATCGAATATTACAAGGCAGGAAAAGTATCCTTCAGATATGTCAAGACATTCAACCTAATGGAATACGTGGGTATAGCAAGTGATAATCCAGTATCCTATTATAGTTACACGCATAATAATTTCACCGACCATGTGGATATCGACCCTAAAAATGTGTTCACGCTGAATGGCACGGCATCGGATTTGGTAGCCGAATGCGAAGAATACGAGAAGAAGATCAAGGAAGCTGGAGGCATAGATCTTCACATGACAG GAGTTGGCCTCGACGGACATGTTGCCTGGAACGTTCCTGGATCATCTCTCCTCTCTCGTACCAGAGTGAAGACGTTGGGTGAAATGAGCGTGAAAGAAATTTGTGTCCACTTTGACAACGACACGAGAAAAGTTCCAAGGCAGGTGCTCACGGTTGGAATCGACAACATGATGGAAATAGGTGAACTACTCTTCATTTTCAACGGCACTGCGAAAGCAGTTGCGCTACAGAAAGCTGTCGAAGAAGGTATCAACAGCATGTGGGAAATTTCGGCTTTCCAGCAGCATCCTCGCACTCTGCTAATTTGCGACAAAGATTCGACAGTCGAACTTCGGGTCAAAACAGTCAACTATTACAAG GCTATCGAGTATACTCATAGCAAACTAGCGGAAGAAGCCTCTGCATTGTCCAAATGA